The nucleotide window CATGGACGCTCGTTATCCGTATCTGGCGCTGCATCATCACACCCGCAGCGACGCGCCCGAGTTCGCAGATAATCTCGGGACGCACCAGCTTTATCTGTTCACGAAGGAACGGTTTGCACGTCTCCACCTCGAGAGGAAGCGGGTCGCGGTTTCCCGGCGGACGGCACTTGACCACGTTGGCTATGTATACATCCGCGCGCTCGAGACCGATGCCGCGCAGCAACTCGTCAAGCAACTTCCCGGCGGGCCCCACAAAAGGAATGCCTTGCGCGTCTTCCGCGCGCCCAGGCGCCTCGCCAACGAACATGAGCCGGGCGTCCGGATTGCCCGCGCCGAAAACTAGATTCCCGCGACCTTCATGCAGGGGGCAACGCGTGCACTCCCTCAGTTTCTTTTGAAGTTCTTCCAGCGAATCAGCTTCGTACATCCTCACGCCACCTTTCGGGCAATCATTAGAACAGGGGTCT belongs to Candidatus Anoxymicrobium japonicum and includes:
- a CDS encoding uracil-DNA glycosylase, which produces MYEADSLEELQKKLRECTRCPLHEGRGNLVFGAGNPDARLMFVGEAPGRAEDAQGIPFVGPAGKLLDELLRGIGLERADVYIANVVKCRPPGNRDPLPLEVETCKPFLREQIKLVRPEIICELGRVAAGVMMQRQIRITSVHGKKFPGSGYFHVPVFHPAAALRARETMQLLRQDFANLNSYLEEEAPSPTETTPEPERARAPESEPEQMELF